One window of the Rhipicephalus microplus isolate Deutch F79 chromosome 2, USDA_Rmic, whole genome shotgun sequence genome contains the following:
- the LOC142790986 gene encoding uncharacterized protein LOC142790986 — protein sequence MPPRLQLFFLRLLNYDYVLEFVPGKELLLADMLSRSPPIKQRQDISGSTEEIKVHAIGAVSDWSNFPAVGKLSDTTSRTIIAKLSCIFGDMESPLRYDFRHVKSSPGFPQSNELAEKGVQIVKRIMKKTQENCDDFWLGMLSYRSTPLEDGHSPGELLQDRRLQTRVPDFIPQTKYSVFKRRQLDSG from the exons ATGCCGCCACGCCTTCAGCTGTTTTTCCTGCGCCTATTGAACTACGACTATGTGCTTGAATTTGTACCAGGGAAAGAACTGCTGCTGGCCGACATGCTCTCAAGGTCGCCGCCCATCAAGCAACGCCAAGACATCAGTGGCTCAACCGAAGAAATAAAAGTTCACGCAATTGGTGCTGTCTCAGATTGG TCAAACTTTCCGGCGGTGGGAAAACTAAGCGATACCACATCTCGCACGATCATTGCTAAATTAAGCTGTATTTTTGGCGATATGGAATCTCCGTTGAG GTATGACTTCAGGCACGTGAAATCCAGTCCTGGCTTCCCACAGTCCAATGAATTAGCGGAAAAAGGAGTGCAAATCGTTAAACGGATTATGAAAAAGACGCAAGAGAATTGCGACGACTTCTGGCTGGGCATGCTCAGCTACCGATCTACACCGCTGGAAGACGGTCATTCTCCGGGCGAGCTCCTCCAAGACAGGAGGCTACAAACCAGGGTTCCCGACTTCATCCCCCAAACTAAATATTCCGTGTTTAAGCGCCGGCAACTCGACAGTGGTTAG